The nucleotide sequence CACCCCGCCGCCCGGAATTTCCGCACTGCGAGATGGCCTGGACGCATGGGACTGGGCGATGGTGGCGCTGTATGCGCTGGCCATGCTTGGGATCGGGCTCTACTACTCGCGCCGGAACAAGAGCGCCGAAGACTACTACGTTGGCGGACGAACGATGAGTCCGATCATGGTGGGACTTTCGCTTTTTGCCACCATGATCAGCACCATTTCCTATCTCTCCACGCCCGGAGAAATCATCCGGCATGGCCCGGGGTTTCTAGCCGACGTTCTGGCTTTGCCGTTCTCGTATTTCATCGTGGGGTTCCTGATTATCCCCTACATTTCGAAACTGCCCGTGACAAGCGCCAACGAGATTCTGTACAACCGGTTTGGCTCGGGCGTTCGTATGCTTGGCTGTATCATCTTTCTGTTGATTCGGTTTATTTGGATGGGGCTGATCATCTATACGTCGTCCAAGGTCGTGGTGGTGGCAATCGGCCTGCATGGCCAGACGACACCGTACGTGGCGTGCGCTATCGGAATCGTGACGGTTGTCTACGCGTCGTTGGGGGGCATTCGGGCCGTCGTGCTAACGGATGCCATCCAGGCAATCATTCTCTTCTTCGGAGTCATCGCGGCCATCGTGATCATTACGGTCAAACTCGGAGGCATAGCGTGGTTTCCGACTCAATGGGCTCCCAATTGGGACTCGCAGCCCTTTGCCAGTTACGACCCCCGAGTGCGTACCACCGTGGTGGGGATGATCGTGAGTTCAACGACCTGGTGGATCTGTACCGCGGGCGCAGACCAGATGGCCATCCAGCGGTTTATGTCGACGCGGAATCCACAGGCTGCGCGCAGGGCATTTCTGATCAACAATATTTCCACCGGGTTGGTGACACTGCTGTTGGGGGTTCTGGGGTTCGCCCTGCTCGGGTTTTTCCGTGCAAATCCGCAGTATCTGACGGAATCGATGAACCTGAGTGAAAACGCGGACTCGCTCTTCCCCTATTTCATCGTTCATTTTACCGGCTATGGCATTGCGGGGCTGATCATGGCGGGCATCCTGGCGGCGGCGATGTCGTCGCTGTCGTCTGGCATCAACTCGACGTGTACGGTGATCAACACGGACATCGTCGAGCGTTACTTCAAGAAGGGCCTTGGCGATGCGCAGCGAATGGCCCTCGCGAAGGGGACATCGTTCTTCGTGGGGTTTTCGGCGATCCTGCTGAGCTTGGTGATCCAAAACGTCAGCGGGAATCTGCTTGAGGTAACAAGCAAGACGAGCAACCTGCTAATTGCGCCGTTGTTCGGCCTGTTTTTCTTCGCGATGTTTGTGCGATTTGCCACGCCGCTTGGCGCAGTATTTGGATCGGCCTATGGGTTTCTGGCAGCGTTTCTGATGGCATTTGGCGATCTCGCTGGCTGGCCGCCCTTAAGCTGGCAGTGGATAACGCCCACGGCGCTGGTGGTGGATATTGCGACGGGAACGCTCTGTTGTCTGATACGCACACAAGGCCGTTCAACCGTCTTTAAGCTGGCGCTGTGCGCCGTGTACGCGTTGCCACTGATTGCGGTCGCCGTCGTGTTTGCATTGGCGTGCCTTGGCCATCGAGCACTCTAGGAGTTTCGTATGCCTTCCATGAGTTTGCGTGAGCGTATCCTTTCGGTCTATCGAGGGGAGACTCCCGATACCGTGCCTTACATGCTGGATTTGTCCCACTGGTTCTATCACCGGCATGCGTTGCCGTGGGACCTCAGCCACGCCTACGAGGAACCTGAATTCGAGTTGATCGACTATCACAGGAAGATGGGGGTTGGGTTTTATTTGCCGAATCTTGCCTCGTTTGTCGATGTCGCGTACGGGGAGAATGTGCGCGCGAGCGTGAAAAAGAGCGAGGACGGGCGCGAAATTACGTGGGAGTACGAGACGCCGTTGGGGAGCATCCGGCGCACGCGGCGGTGGAACGAACAGACGTATGCGTGGGGGATTGCCGAATGGGGCGCGGCCACCGAGCATGACCTGAGGGTGTTGGCCTACGCGTTGGGAAGTAGGACCTATACGCCGCGCTGGGAGCGGTATCGTTCGTGGAAGGAATACGTTGGCGAGAGCGGTGTCGTGTATGCGGTTTTCGCGTATAGCGGCATGGGGCACGTGATGAATGCGTGGATGGGCATTGAGAACACGGTATACGCGGCAGCGGATTGGCCGGAGGCGCTCGCCGAGGTCATCGAGCGAATCAATGAGAACAACCTGCGCTGCATCGATCTGCTGGCGGAATCGCCGGCCGACGTGGTGCTGGTGGGCGACAATTTTTCGAGCGACATTCAATCGCCGGGATTCTTCGAGACGTGGTCGAAGAAGTACTACGAGGCAGTAGTCCGCAGGCTGCATGCAGGGGGAAAGTTTGTTGCCGTGCATATCGACGGGCGCTTGAACGGTTTGCTGGACACATTCAGCGGGCTTGGGGTCGATTGCGCCGACGCGGTGACGCCGGGTGCGGTCGGCGGCCTGACGCCTGAGCAGTGCCGCGAAGCAGCGGGGCCGGGGCTGATCCTGTCGGGGGGGGTGCCGCCACACTTGTGGCTGCCGGACACACCCCTGGAGGACTTCAAAAGCGCCGTGCGGCGTTGGTTGGACTTGAAGCAACACGGACCGCGTCTAATCGCCAATGCCGGCGATCAGGTTCCTCCGCACGCGTGCGAGGACAGAATCAGCGTGATGCGGGAATTGGTAGACGAGTA is from Candidatus Hydrogenedentota bacterium and encodes:
- a CDS encoding uroporphyrinogen decarboxylase family protein, whose translation is MPSMSLRERILSVYRGETPDTVPYMLDLSHWFYHRHALPWDLSHAYEEPEFELIDYHRKMGVGFYLPNLASFVDVAYGENVRASVKKSEDGREITWEYETPLGSIRRTRRWNEQTYAWGIAEWGAATEHDLRVLAYALGSRTYTPRWERYRSWKEYVGESGVVYAVFAYSGMGHVMNAWMGIENTVYAAADWPEALAEVIERINENNLRCIDLLAESPADVVLVGDNFSSDIQSPGFFETWSKKYYEAVVRRLHAGGKFVAVHIDGRLNGLLDTFSGLGVDCADAVTPGAVGGLTPEQCREAAGPGLILSGGVPPHLWLPDTPLEDFKSAVRRWLDLKQHGPRLIANAGDQVPPHACEDRISVMRELVDEYGRY
- a CDS encoding sodium/solute symporter (Members of the Solute:Sodium Symporter (SSS), TC 2.A.21 as described in tcdb.org, catalyze solute:Na+ symport. Known solutes for members of the family include sugars, amino acids, nucleosides, inositols, vitamins, urea or anions, depending on the system.), giving the protein MTSRVWWRWALLTACAVSQACGESTPPPGISALRDGLDAWDWAMVALYALAMLGIGLYYSRRNKSAEDYYVGGRTMSPIMVGLSLFATMISTISYLSTPGEIIRHGPGFLADVLALPFSYFIVGFLIIPYISKLPVTSANEILYNRFGSGVRMLGCIIFLLIRFIWMGLIIYTSSKVVVVAIGLHGQTTPYVACAIGIVTVVYASLGGIRAVVLTDAIQAIILFFGVIAAIVIITVKLGGIAWFPTQWAPNWDSQPFASYDPRVRTTVVGMIVSSTTWWICTAGADQMAIQRFMSTRNPQAARRAFLINNISTGLVTLLLGVLGFALLGFFRANPQYLTESMNLSENADSLFPYFIVHFTGYGIAGLIMAGILAAAMSSLSSGINSTCTVINTDIVERYFKKGLGDAQRMALAKGTSFFVGFSAILLSLVIQNVSGNLLEVTSKTSNLLIAPLFGLFFFAMFVRFATPLGAVFGSAYGFLAAFLMAFGDLAGWPPLSWQWITPTALVVDIATGTLCCLIRTQGRSTVFKLALCAVYALPLIAVAVVFALACLGHRAL